From Mycolicibacterium fluoranthenivorans, one genomic window encodes:
- a CDS encoding AurF N-oxygenase family protein — translation MTTLSRTDDTSEAEYSDKVTALTEAMTRLAFDPYRDIDWDATENVLNEDDPRWQLDPDAAPLAATQWYGEQSLQRRIDMGRWMTANMLKVTLQFEMMLVRGVVHYAGSLPNGAEVFRYLLNELSDECHHIQMFQEFVNRTREDVPGMRRASRIIGPIIAFIGGYANIFLFIGVLCGEQPLHFQQTLQHRGATQVPPLLNRITSIHLAEEARHITFADIHLAQQIGSAGRLRRALYALTFPFFLRWLIGEMLTPPRAFVRQFGIPRQVFKAAYWRSAHSRRLLAESAADVRRAAADLGLRPVWSRWIWRLLGIDGRLPRYRGEPDRSPATTLTTDCRGTVWGRCAAAILMAGVALLATPDGLRIIAVAAAGAGVWATYHMLRARYGRVVGNQPFEWSRFLVWVVVCVAMIPAGGLIGLALVVFMILALAEWMPTP, via the coding sequence ATGACGACGCTCAGTCGTACCGACGACACGTCCGAGGCCGAATATTCGGACAAGGTCACGGCGCTCACCGAGGCGATGACCCGTCTGGCATTCGATCCCTATCGTGATATCGATTGGGACGCAACGGAGAACGTCTTGAACGAGGACGATCCGCGCTGGCAATTGGATCCGGACGCCGCCCCGCTGGCGGCAACGCAGTGGTATGGCGAACAGTCGCTGCAGCGGCGTATCGACATGGGCCGCTGGATGACCGCGAACATGCTCAAGGTCACCCTTCAGTTCGAGATGATGCTGGTGCGCGGCGTCGTGCACTACGCGGGCAGTCTGCCCAACGGCGCCGAGGTCTTCCGGTATCTGCTCAACGAACTGTCCGACGAGTGTCATCACATCCAGATGTTCCAGGAATTCGTCAACCGCACCCGTGAAGACGTCCCCGGAATGCGCCGTGCCTCCCGCATCATCGGTCCGATCATCGCCTTCATCGGCGGCTACGCCAATATCTTTCTCTTCATCGGGGTCTTGTGTGGCGAACAGCCACTGCACTTCCAGCAGACGCTGCAGCATCGCGGCGCCACCCAGGTACCCCCGCTGCTCAATCGCATCACCTCGATCCATCTGGCGGAGGAAGCACGCCACATCACCTTTGCCGACATCCACCTGGCGCAGCAGATCGGGAGCGCCGGGCGATTACGACGGGCGTTGTACGCCCTCACCTTCCCGTTCTTTCTCCGCTGGCTGATCGGTGAGATGCTCACGCCGCCGCGCGCATTCGTTCGGCAGTTCGGGATCCCCCGGCAGGTTTTCAAGGCCGCGTACTGGCGAAGTGCCCACTCACGTCGACTGTTGGCCGAATCGGCGGCCGACGTTCGGCGTGCCGCCGCCGACCTCGGTCTGCGCCCGGTGTGGTCGCGTTGGATCTGGCGGCTGCTGGGCATCGACGGGCGCCTGCCCCGGTATCGCGGCGAGCCCGATCGCAGTCCGGCGACCACGCTCACGACGGACTGTCGAGGAACGGTGTGGGGACGGTGTGCCGCAGCGATACTCATGGCGGGCGTGGCCCTGTTGGCGACCCCGGACGGATTGCGCATCATCGCCGTCGCCGCCGCCGGTGCGGGTGTCTGGGCGACCTACCACATGCTGCGGGCACGATATGGCCGCGTGGTGGGCAACCAACCATTCGAGTGGTCGCGGTTCCTGGTCTGGGTGGTGGTCTGCGTCGCCATGATTCCCGCCGGCGGGTTGATCGGCCTCGCTCTGGTGGTGTTCATGATCCTTGCTCTTGCCGAATGGATGCCCACGCCATGA
- a CDS encoding class I SAM-dependent methyltransferase translates to MTISPTTESAEAPDMKTMSAQHLSRPALPYFDLLMEERQEGGETGQLWENQVHWGYWEDPKAAEGTRADYTAAMEAMNGVLFHAGKLTDGQKLLDVGCGFGGTLQQINGAYSDMDLTGLNIDPRQLAAADAQITPTYGNTLRWVEGDACELPFEDNSFDRILAVECIFHFPSRQKFLAEAARVLKPGGYLAVSDFVPTMMFFGKTPIWMAIRPRIAKSYGTLGDVPLRGYRSMGRRAGLQLVANRNIRKNTMPTYPFLLRFFREQASEDAQSTMLVGTRWMKWLSKLSLLQYRVYTFVKPD, encoded by the coding sequence ATGACTATCTCGCCCACCACCGAATCCGCGGAGGCACCTGATATGAAAACGATGTCGGCGCAACACCTCTCCAGACCCGCCCTGCCCTATTTCGACCTGCTGATGGAGGAACGCCAGGAGGGCGGTGAAACCGGCCAGCTCTGGGAGAATCAGGTGCACTGGGGGTATTGGGAGGACCCCAAGGCCGCCGAGGGCACCCGGGCCGACTACACCGCCGCCATGGAGGCGATGAACGGCGTGCTGTTCCACGCCGGAAAGCTCACCGACGGCCAGAAGCTGCTCGATGTGGGTTGTGGTTTCGGCGGGACGCTCCAACAGATCAACGGTGCCTATTCCGATATGGATCTCACCGGCCTGAACATCGACCCACGCCAGCTCGCCGCTGCCGACGCCCAGATCACGCCCACCTATGGCAACACCCTTCGCTGGGTCGAAGGCGACGCGTGCGAGCTGCCGTTCGAAGACAACTCGTTCGACCGAATCCTGGCAGTAGAGTGCATTTTTCACTTCCCCTCGCGACAGAAGTTCCTCGCCGAAGCTGCCAGGGTGCTCAAACCGGGCGGCTACCTGGCGGTGTCCGACTTCGTCCCGACCATGATGTTCTTCGGCAAGACGCCGATCTGGATGGCGATCCGCCCCAGAATCGCGAAGTCCTATGGCACGCTCGGCGATGTCCCCCTACGGGGTTACCGGTCCATGGGTAGGCGCGCCGGGCTGCAGCTCGTCGCAAATCGCAACATCCGGAAGAACACCATGCCGACGTATCCGTTCCTGCTGAGGTTCTTCCGCGAGCAGGCATCCGAGGACGCCCAGAGCACCATGCTCGTCGGGACCCGATGGATGAAGTGGCTTTCCAAACTCAGCCTTCTCCAATACCGGGTCTACACCTTCGTCAAACCCGACTGA
- a CDS encoding DEDDh family exonuclease: MSQTWGRPAVEPGTGWAVVDVETTGFRPGQARVVSVAALAVGDDGNVEHSVSSLLNPGVDPGPTHVHGLTAEMLDGQPTFADVAPRLMEILRGRTLVAHNVAFDYAFLAAEAELVGAALPVESVMCTVELSRRLQLGTENLRLETLAAHWGVTQMRPHDALDDALVLAQILKPALVAARERRSWLPIRSVSRKTWPNGQVTHEELRPLKTLAARRPCPFQNPGPFVTGRPLVQGMRVALSAEMAHTHEEVIERILDAGLAYTENVDQLTSVVVCNDTAPEQGKGYQAAELGVPLIADTEFMALIEQAVGGRDVEQFVDTTGDGDQYALF, encoded by the coding sequence ATGAGCCAGACCTGGGGACGACCGGCGGTCGAGCCGGGCACCGGTTGGGCCGTCGTCGACGTCGAGACCACGGGTTTCCGGCCGGGACAGGCCCGGGTGGTCAGTGTGGCCGCGCTCGCAGTCGGCGATGACGGCAACGTCGAACACAGTGTGTCCAGCCTGCTCAATCCCGGCGTGGACCCCGGTCCCACCCATGTGCACGGCCTGACCGCGGAGATGCTCGACGGCCAGCCCACGTTCGCCGATGTCGCGCCCCGGTTGATGGAGATCCTGCGCGGGCGCACGCTGGTCGCCCACAACGTGGCATTCGACTACGCCTTCCTTGCCGCGGAGGCCGAGTTGGTCGGTGCTGCGCTGCCGGTGGAGTCGGTGATGTGCACCGTCGAACTGTCCCGCCGGTTGCAGCTGGGCACCGAGAACCTGCGCCTGGAGACGCTCGCCGCGCACTGGGGCGTCACCCAGATGCGCCCGCACGATGCCCTCGACGATGCTCTCGTGCTGGCCCAGATCCTCAAGCCCGCGCTGGTGGCGGCACGCGAGCGCCGATCGTGGCTGCCGATCAGGTCGGTATCGCGCAAGACCTGGCCCAACGGCCAGGTCACCCACGAAGAGCTGCGGCCGCTGAAAACCCTGGCCGCCCGGCGCCCGTGCCCGTTCCAGAACCCTGGACCGTTCGTGACCGGCCGCCCGCTGGTGCAGGGCATGCGGGTGGCGCTGTCGGCGGAGATGGCGCACACCCATGAAGAGGTGATCGAGCGGATCCTCGACGCCGGACTGGCGTACACCGAGAACGTCGACCAGCTGACCTCGGTGGTGGTGTGCAACGACACGGCGCCGGAACAGGGCAAGGGCTACCAAGCGGCCGAACTGGGCGTCCCCTTGATCGCGGACACCGAGTTCATGGCGCTCATCGAACAGGCCGTCGGTGGCCGTGATGTCGAGCAGTTCGTCGACACCACCGGCGACGGCGACCAGTACGCGTTGTTCTGA
- a CDS encoding Mur ligase family protein, producing MAVSTRGKVALGAGAAARWASRVTGRGAGAMIGGLVAMTLDRSILGQLGAGRRSVVVTGTNGKSTTTRMTAAALATLGPVASNSEGANMDAGLVAALAGARHAELAALEVDEMHVPHVADAVAPAVIVLLNLSRDQLDRVGEINHIERTLRSGLARHPDAVIVANCDDVLMASAAYDNPNVVWVAAGGGWAGDSVSCPRSGEVIVRDGADWYSTGTDFKRPTPQWWYDDTNIYGPDGFSQPMQLALPGAVNRGNATQAVAAAVVLGADPARAVAAVSTVDEVAGRYRTVRVGSHTARLLLAKNPAGWQEALSMVDKHAAGVVISVNGQVPDGEDLSWLWDVRFEHFDDTTVVAAGERGTDLAVRLGYAGVQHTLVHDTVAAIESCPPGHVEVIANYTAFLQLSRALERHA from the coding sequence ATGGCTGTCTCTACTCGCGGGAAAGTGGCCCTGGGCGCCGGTGCCGCCGCGCGCTGGGCGTCACGGGTGACCGGCCGCGGCGCCGGTGCGATGATCGGCGGCCTGGTGGCGATGACACTGGATCGCTCCATCCTGGGTCAGCTCGGTGCGGGCCGCCGCTCGGTGGTGGTCACCGGGACGAACGGCAAATCCACCACCACCCGGATGACGGCGGCGGCGCTGGCCACGCTTGGACCGGTCGCGAGCAATTCCGAGGGTGCCAACATGGATGCCGGTCTGGTGGCCGCGTTGGCCGGTGCCCGGCACGCCGAATTGGCCGCGCTGGAAGTCGACGAGATGCACGTGCCGCACGTCGCCGATGCGGTGGCGCCCGCGGTGATCGTGCTGCTGAATCTCTCGCGCGATCAGCTGGACCGGGTCGGCGAGATCAACCACATCGAGCGCACGCTGCGTTCGGGACTGGCCCGTCATCCCGACGCCGTGATCGTGGCCAATTGTGACGACGTGCTGATGGCGTCGGCGGCCTACGACAACCCGAACGTGGTGTGGGTGGCCGCCGGGGGCGGGTGGGCCGGCGACTCGGTGAGTTGCCCACGGTCCGGCGAGGTCATCGTGCGCGACGGCGCCGACTGGTATTCGACCGGAACCGATTTCAAGCGTCCCACCCCGCAATGGTGGTACGACGACACGAATATCTATGGTCCGGACGGCTTTTCACAGCCCATGCAGCTGGCCCTACCCGGCGCGGTGAACCGCGGCAATGCCACCCAGGCGGTCGCCGCCGCGGTGGTGCTCGGTGCAGACCCGGCCCGGGCGGTGGCGGCGGTGTCGACCGTCGACGAGGTGGCCGGCCGGTACCGAACGGTGCGGGTGGGCAGTCACACCGCGCGCTTGCTGCTGGCCAAGAATCCCGCCGGCTGGCAGGAAGCACTGTCGATGGTCGACAAACACGCTGCGGGCGTAGTGATCTCGGTCAACGGCCAGGTCCCCGACGGCGAGGATCTGTCCTGGCTGTGGGATGTGCGGTTCGAGCACTTCGACGATACGACCGTGGTGGCCGCCGGTGAGCGCGGTACCGACCTCGCGGTGCGCCTCGGCTACGCGGGGGTGCAGCACACGCTGGTGCACGACACCGTTGCCGCGATCGAGTCATGTCCGCCAGGGCATGTCGAGGTGATCGCCAATTACACGGCTTTCCTGCAACTGAGCCGGGCTCTGGAGCGCCATGCCTGA
- a CDS encoding type 1 glutamine amidotransferase, protein MPESTVRIGLVLPDVMGTYGDSGNAVVLRQRLRLRGIDAEIVEITLDDPVPDSLDLYTLGGAEDYAQRLATRHLIRHPGLQRAAAKGAPVLAICAAIQVLGHWYETSAGERVDGVGMLDVTTSPQDARTIGEVTSTPLVDGLDEPLTGFENHRGGTTLGSSAQPLARVTKGAGNRLGDGYDGAVQGSVVATYLHGPCLARNPQLADHLLSRVVGDLPPLDLSEVTQLRTERLAAPRRV, encoded by the coding sequence ATGCCTGAATCGACCGTACGGATCGGACTGGTGCTGCCCGACGTGATGGGCACCTATGGCGACAGCGGCAACGCGGTGGTACTGCGGCAGCGCCTGCGGCTACGCGGGATCGACGCCGAGATCGTGGAGATCACGCTCGATGACCCGGTACCGGACTCGCTGGATCTCTACACCCTCGGTGGCGCAGAGGATTACGCGCAGCGACTGGCCACCCGCCATCTGATCCGTCATCCCGGGCTGCAGCGTGCCGCGGCCAAGGGCGCGCCGGTGCTGGCGATCTGCGCTGCCATCCAGGTGCTCGGGCACTGGTACGAGACCTCGGCGGGCGAACGGGTCGATGGCGTCGGCATGCTGGACGTCACCACCTCGCCCCAGGACGCCAGGACCATCGGCGAGGTGACGTCGACCCCGCTGGTCGACGGGCTCGACGAACCGTTGACCGGGTTCGAGAATCACCGTGGCGGAACGACTCTGGGCTCCTCGGCACAGCCGTTGGCCCGGGTCACCAAGGGTGCGGGGAACCGCCTCGGCGACGGGTATGACGGCGCGGTACAGGGCAGCGTGGTGGCGACCTATCTGCACGGCCCGTGCCTGGCCCGCAATCCGCAGCTGGCCGACCACCTGCTCAGCCGCGTTGTCGGGGATCTACCGCCGCTGGACCTGTCCGAGGTGACACAGCTGCGCACCGAACGCCTGGCCGCACCACGCCGGGTCTAA
- a CDS encoding type IV toxin-antitoxin system AbiEi family antitoxin: MNEVFLGSEALGAGMPRTVLRRWYRPMFRGVYTPKWAIPTLPDRALGAWLTSGRSGVITGVAASALHGAEWVDDTEPIEVVVLQHRRQPGLLIRMDRIADDEITTVDGIPVATPARTAFDLGRHQKRSIALGRLDALMRSVAFDSDEVALLAQRYGPVRGVRQLRELLPLIDSGAASLKESWLRLLLIDNNFPVPETQIPVCDEDGQTFAYLDMGWRSLGLAVEYDGEQHQTSRPQYAKDHKRLPKIAKRGWEVIRVIAEDTKSEILERVGEAFARRGAEIDELARSTRRNPPVCSIGRREDAA, from the coding sequence ATGAACGAAGTATTTCTGGGCAGTGAGGCGCTGGGCGCCGGCATGCCGCGCACCGTGCTCCGCCGGTGGTATCGGCCGATGTTCCGCGGGGTGTACACACCGAAGTGGGCCATCCCGACCCTGCCGGACAGGGCGCTCGGCGCCTGGCTGACATCCGGGCGCAGTGGCGTGATCACCGGAGTGGCGGCTTCGGCGTTGCACGGCGCCGAGTGGGTCGACGACACCGAGCCGATCGAGGTGGTGGTACTGCAACACCGCCGGCAGCCGGGGTTGTTGATCCGGATGGATCGGATCGCGGACGACGAGATCACCACGGTCGACGGTATCCCGGTGGCGACGCCGGCGCGCACCGCGTTCGACCTCGGGCGCCACCAGAAACGATCGATCGCACTCGGTCGTCTCGATGCACTGATGAGAAGCGTCGCATTCGACTCCGATGAGGTTGCGCTGCTGGCACAACGGTACGGCCCGGTGCGTGGTGTCCGCCAACTTCGCGAACTACTGCCGCTGATCGACTCGGGCGCCGCGTCGCTGAAGGAGAGTTGGCTGCGGCTTCTCTTGATCGACAACAACTTTCCGGTACCCGAGACGCAGATCCCGGTCTGCGATGAGGACGGGCAGACCTTCGCGTATCTGGACATGGGATGGCGGAGTCTGGGGCTCGCCGTCGAGTACGACGGAGAGCAGCACCAGACATCACGCCCGCAGTACGCCAAGGACCACAAGCGGCTACCCAAGATCGCCAAGCGTGGCTGGGAGGTCATCCGCGTGATCGCCGAGGACACCAAGAGCGAGATCCTGGAGCGGGTGGGTGAGGCCTTCGCGCGTCGCGGCGCCGAGATCGACGAATTGGCGCGATCCACTCGCAGAAATCCGCCCGTTTGTTCAATTGGGCGGAGGGAGGATGCGGCTTAG
- the recR gene encoding recombination mediator RecR yields the protein MFEGPVQDLIDELGKLPGIGPKSAQRIAFHLLSVEPPDIDRLTAVLGRIRDGVTFCAVCGNVSDDQRCRICNDSRRDASLVCVVEEPKDIQAVERTREFRGRYHVLGGALDPLSGVGPDQLRIRELLNRIGERVDGVDIAEVIIATDPNTEGEATATYLMRMLRDIPGLTVTRIASGLPMGGDLEFADELTLGRALAGRRAMV from the coding sequence GTGTTCGAAGGCCCGGTCCAAGATCTGATCGACGAGCTCGGCAAGCTGCCCGGGATCGGGCCGAAGAGCGCCCAGCGCATCGCTTTCCACCTGTTATCGGTCGAACCTCCGGATATCGACCGGCTGACCGCGGTGCTGGGCCGGATCCGCGACGGTGTCACGTTCTGTGCCGTGTGCGGCAACGTCTCGGACGATCAGCGCTGCCGCATCTGCAACGACTCGCGCCGGGACGCGTCGCTGGTGTGCGTGGTCGAGGAGCCCAAGGACATCCAGGCCGTCGAGCGCACTCGAGAATTCCGGGGGCGGTATCACGTCCTGGGTGGCGCGTTGGATCCGCTGTCCGGAGTGGGACCGGACCAACTGCGGATCCGTGAACTGCTCAACCGGATCGGCGAACGGGTCGACGGTGTCGACATCGCCGAGGTGATCATCGCCACCGACCCGAACACCGAGGGTGAGGCGACCGCCACCTACCTGATGCGCATGCTGCGCGATATCCCGGGCCTGACGGTGACGAGGATCGCGTCGGGCCTGCCGATGGGCGGGGATTTGGAGTTCGCCGACGAGCTGACCCTGGGCCGCGCCCTGGCCGGCCGCCGCGCCATGGTCTGA
- a CDS encoding YbaB/EbfC family nucleoid-associated protein: MEPGPPDMSALLAQAQQVQQALMEAQEALANSEVHGQGGGGLVQVTMKGSGEVTAVAIDPKVIDPADPETLQDLIVGAIADASKQVTILAQTRLGPLAGGMSGLQLPGF, from the coding sequence ATGGAACCCGGCCCCCCCGATATGTCCGCGCTGCTCGCCCAGGCTCAGCAGGTGCAGCAGGCGCTGATGGAGGCGCAGGAGGCGCTGGCCAACTCGGAAGTGCACGGCCAGGGCGGCGGTGGCCTGGTGCAGGTCACCATGAAGGGCAGCGGCGAGGTCACCGCGGTGGCCATCGACCCCAAGGTCATCGACCCGGCGGACCCCGAGACGTTGCAGGACCTCATCGTCGGCGCCATTGCCGACGCCTCCAAGCAGGTGACCATCCTGGCGCAGACCCGGCTGGGCCCGCTCGCCGGCGGGATGAGCGGCTTGCAGTTGCCGGGATTCTGA
- a CDS encoding Rv3717 family N-acetylmuramoyl-L-alanine amidase: MHVPNSLRVGATALLIAATVSSVTSPAPAAAAPANIAGMIVFLDPGHNGANDASISRQVPTGRGGTKDCQASGTSSNSGYPEHTFNWDTTLRVRAALTQLGVRTAMSRGNDDALGPCVDERAAMANAIRPNAIVSIHADGGPANGRGFHVLYSSPPLNTAQAGPAIQFAQVMRDQIQGSGIPPANYIGSGGLDARSDIAGLNLAQYPSILVECGNMKNPADSALMETDSGRQKYADAIVRGIVAYLASGAAR, translated from the coding sequence GTGCACGTCCCCAACAGCTTGCGTGTCGGCGCCACGGCACTGCTCATCGCCGCCACCGTGTCGTCCGTAACGTCGCCCGCGCCCGCCGCCGCCGCTCCGGCGAACATCGCGGGCATGATCGTGTTCCTCGACCCCGGCCACAACGGCGCCAACGACGCGTCCATCAGCCGGCAGGTACCGACCGGCCGCGGCGGTACCAAGGACTGCCAGGCCAGCGGTACCAGCAGCAACTCGGGCTATCCGGAGCACACCTTCAACTGGGATACCACCCTGCGGGTACGGGCAGCACTCACCCAACTCGGCGTGCGCACCGCGATGTCGCGCGGCAACGACGACGCGCTGGGTCCGTGCGTCGACGAGCGCGCCGCCATGGCCAATGCGATCCGCCCGAACGCCATCGTGAGCATCCATGCCGACGGTGGCCCGGCCAACGGCCGCGGCTTCCACGTGCTGTACTCGTCGCCGCCGCTGAACACCGCCCAGGCCGGCCCCGCCATCCAGTTCGCTCAGGTCATGCGTGACCAGATCCAGGGTTCGGGAATCCCGCCGGCCAACTACATCGGCTCCGGTGGGCTGGACGCACGTTCAGATATCGCCGGGCTGAACCTGGCGCAGTACCCCTCGATCCTCGTCGAGTGCGGCAACATGAAGAACCCGGCCGACTCGGCACTGATGGAGACCGATTCCGGACGCCAGAAGTACGCCGACGCCATCGTCCGGGGCATCGTCGCCTACCTGGCGTCCGGCGCTGCGCGCTGA
- a CDS encoding SRPBCC family protein, with the protein MGQVSASNTVLIDATPEAVLAAVADYQTVRPKILSSHYSNYQVLEGGQGAGTVVSWKLQATESRVRDIKATVDVAGKTVIEKDANSTLVTNWTVAPAGTGSTVTVKTSWKGAGGVKGFFEKTFAPLGLRKIQDAVLANLKKELEAK; encoded by the coding sequence ATGGGACAGGTCAGCGCATCCAACACGGTGTTGATCGACGCGACGCCGGAAGCAGTGCTCGCCGCAGTCGCCGACTACCAGACGGTGCGACCGAAGATCCTCTCCTCGCACTACAGCAATTACCAGGTGCTCGAGGGCGGGCAGGGTGCGGGCACCGTCGTGAGCTGGAAGCTGCAGGCCACCGAGTCACGGGTGCGCGATATCAAGGCGACCGTCGACGTGGCGGGCAAGACCGTCATCGAGAAGGACGCCAACTCCACGTTGGTGACCAACTGGACTGTGGCCCCGGCCGGCACCGGATCGACCGTCACGGTCAAAACCTCGTGGAAGGGTGCGGGCGGCGTCAAGGGATTCTTCGAGAAGACGTTCGCGCCGCTGGGCCTGCGCAAGATCCAGGACGCGGTGCTGGCCAACCTGAAGAAGGAACTCGAGGCGAAGTAG
- a CDS encoding FAD-binding oxidoreductase, whose amino-acid sequence MSVVATDAQGTHAAGVQRLLDSYRAIPATATVRLNKPTSNLFRSRAKSTTKGLDTSGLTGVISVDPNARTADVAGMCTYEDLVAATLPHGLSPLVVPQLKTITLGGAVTGLGIESASFRNGLPHESVLELDILTGAGDIVTASRTQYPDLFHAFPNSYGTLGYSVRLKIELESVKPFVSLRHLRFHTIEHLIAAMERIIETGGYDGAPVDYLDGVVFSAQESYLCLGVQTATPGPVSDYTGRQIYYRSIQHPEGELQDRLTIHDYLWRWDTDWFWCSRAFGAQHPVARRLWPRRFRRSSFYWKLVGYDQRFNIADRIEKRHGRPPRERVVQDVEVPLERCAEYLDWFLAHVPIEPIWLCPLRLRGDDEWPLYPIRPHHTYVNVGFWSSVPAGATEGETNRLIERKVSELEGHKSLYSDAFYSPEEFDALYGGKAYRTAKMTYDPDSRLLDLYAKAVQRK is encoded by the coding sequence GTGTCTGTTGTTGCAACCGACGCGCAGGGGACCCACGCCGCGGGGGTGCAGCGGCTGCTTGACAGTTACCGCGCCATCCCCGCGACGGCCACCGTGCGCCTGAATAAGCCCACGTCCAACTTGTTCCGCTCACGTGCCAAAAGCACCACAAAAGGTCTGGACACCTCAGGTTTGACCGGTGTCATCAGCGTCGATCCCAACGCCCGCACCGCCGATGTGGCCGGAATGTGCACGTATGAGGATCTGGTGGCGGCCACACTGCCGCACGGGTTGTCGCCCCTGGTGGTGCCGCAGCTCAAGACCATCACCCTCGGCGGCGCCGTCACCGGACTGGGTATCGAGTCCGCGTCGTTCCGCAACGGCCTGCCACACGAATCGGTGCTCGAACTCGACATCCTGACCGGGGCCGGGGATATCGTCACCGCGAGCCGAACTCAGTACCCCGATCTGTTTCACGCCTTCCCGAATTCATATGGCACGCTCGGCTACTCGGTACGTCTCAAGATCGAGCTCGAATCCGTGAAACCCTTCGTGAGCCTTCGCCACCTGCGATTCCACACGATCGAGCACCTCATCGCGGCCATGGAGCGAATCATCGAGACCGGTGGCTACGACGGCGCGCCCGTGGACTACCTGGACGGGGTGGTGTTCAGCGCGCAGGAGAGCTACCTGTGCCTCGGAGTACAGACCGCGACGCCGGGGCCGGTCAGCGACTACACCGGCCGGCAGATCTACTACCGCTCCATTCAGCACCCCGAGGGTGAGCTACAGGACCGCCTGACCATCCACGACTATCTGTGGCGATGGGACACCGACTGGTTCTGGTGTTCAAGGGCTTTCGGTGCCCAGCACCCCGTTGCCCGCCGGCTGTGGCCCCGCCGCTTCCGGCGCAGCAGTTTCTACTGGAAGCTGGTCGGCTACGACCAGCGCTTCAACATCGCCGATCGCATCGAGAAACGACACGGCAGGCCACCGCGGGAGCGGGTGGTGCAGGATGTCGAGGTCCCCCTCGAACGGTGCGCCGAGTACCTGGACTGGTTTTTGGCACACGTGCCGATCGAACCGATCTGGTTGTGTCCCTTGCGGTTACGCGGTGATGACGAATGGCCGCTGTATCCGATCCGCCCACACCACACTTATGTGAACGTGGGCTTCTGGTCGTCGGTCCCGGCCGGCGCCACCGAGGGTGAGACCAACAGGCTCATCGAACGCAAGGTGAGCGAACTGGAGGGGCATAAATCCCTCTACTCGGACGCTTTCTACTCTCCGGAGGAGTTCGACGCACTCTACGGCGGCAAGGCCTAC